Proteins from a single region of Bombus huntii isolate Logan2020A chromosome 2, iyBomHunt1.1, whole genome shotgun sequence:
- the LOC126875039 gene encoding uncharacterized protein LOC126875039 has protein sequence MAKKLKKSATNAKNTGKNVSAKNNRQTRKQTEDDKNKHKSAIIKDHNLKFKNKSTKNKLTKTVKQIHKNGEKRAFINILNSDTVKVVNVKNKDKGKISRQIQNKKNQQINDKKLIQQKQNKKNKISDQSKNKLSNNKELAKKAKSKSTGLETKQEQKLNKKTKKLSKVLKKQIRQKESKFSTVPQKKNNDSQVIINRNLDIKRLEKLLANKQKEQKKKEINIKPQSLRQRMMTKLKASRFRYLNETLYNNESSESKKYFKSDPDAFKAYHEGYKQQVDQWPVNPLDIVIASIKKMPKEYIVADFGCGEARLATVVPHKVHSFDFVSLNENVTACDVAHTNLLTSSVNVVVFCLSLMGTNLKDYIVEANRVLKKGGILKIAEVESRFEQVKDFIEAINSYGFKIIWKDLSHNLFYFLDFEKEKDIRGRRNNLPPITLKPCLYKKR, from the exons atggctaaaaagttaaagaaaaGTGCCACTAATGCAAAAAATACTGGTAAAAATGTTAGCGCGAAGAATAACCGTCAG ACAAGGAAACAAACAGAAGATGACAAGAATAAACATAAATCCGCTATTATTAAGGATCACAATTTGAAGTTCAAAAACAAATctacgaaaaataaattaactaAAACGGTCAAACAAATACACAAGAATGGAGAAAAACGTgctttcattaatattttgaattctGACACTGTAAAAGTCGTAAATGTAAAAAACAAGGACAAAGGTAAAATAAGTAGacaaattcaaaataaaaagaatcaGCAAATTAACGACAAAAAACTAATACAacagaaacaaaataaaaagaataaaatttctgaTCAATCTAAGAATAAACTTAGTAATAATAAAGAGCTTGCAAAAAAAGCAAAATCAAAATCTACAGGACTTGAAACAAAACAGGAGCAAAAGCTtaataagaaaacaaaaaaattgaGTAAAGTATTGAAAAAACAAATAAGACAAAAAGAGAGTAAATTTTCAACAGTGCcccaaaaaaaaaataacgattcacaaGTAATTATAAACCGTAACTTAGATATCAAGCGTTTGGAAAAATTGCTCGCTAATAAacaaaaagaacaaaaaaagaaggaaataaatataaaaccaCAATCTTTAAGACAAAGAATGATGACTAAATTAAAAGCTTCTAGGTTCAGATATCTAAATGAAACACTTTATAATAATGAAAGTTCAGagtctaaaaaatattttaaaagtgaTCCTGATGCATTTAAGGCATATCATGAAGGATATAAACAACAAGTCGATCAATGGCCTGTAAATCCTCTTGATATAGTAATAgcttcaattaaaaaaat GCCAAAGGAATACATAGTTGCTGATTTTGGATGTGGAGAAGCAAGGCTTGCTACTGTAGTTCCTCATAAAGTACATTCTTTtgattttgtttctttaaatgaaaatgtaaCTGCTTGTGACGTGGCACATACAAACCTATTAACAAGTAGTGTAAATGTTGTTGTATTTTGCCTATCACTTATGGGAACTAATCTTAAAGACTATATTGTAGAAGCAAATAGAGTTCTTAAAAAAGG TGGTATTTTAAAGATAGCTGAAGTTGAAAGTCGATTTGAACAAGTAAAGGATTTTATAGAAGCAATTAATAGTTATGGTTTCAAAATTATCTGGAAAGATTTATCGCACAACTTGTTTTACTTTTTAGACtttgagaaagaaaaagacatTAGAGGTAGAAGAAATAATCTACCTCCTATTACTTTAAAGccatgtttgtataaaaaacGTTAG